Genomic window (Pelodiscus sinensis isolate JC-2024 chromosome 17, ASM4963464v1, whole genome shotgun sequence):
ggagcatctacacatgcctgatttcaaaatagctactttggaataagcattattcctcgtagaatgaagtttacagatttcggaataaaccCTCCGTGATTTcaactgtatttcaaaataacggactggCTGTAGAGACACTcgcctggttatttcaaaataatgctagctaTCTCAAAGTAGCAGTGCAATGTTGATGCATCCTAGCAGAAATATAGAGAGTTTTGTAAGGTGCCAGGGGACCTCTCGGTTTTAAAGTTACATACAGCCTAAGCTGGCGACCTAGCTTAGATGTATTTGGGTCTAGACTTTGTGGGCAAAAAGCCATTttgtttttgcccacaaaagcttatgcacaaaCAAATCTGTTTAGTCTTTACACTGCAGCAGGATTTCTGGTTGTTTTTAccatacagactaacacagctaccccaacACCCAAacgacatcaaaagctaagtatgggatacTTACTACTGCATTTAGTTCCAGCATTACTATTGACCGTTTTTCCCCCCAGGACTACTCTTCCTAGTTTTTTTTACAGGACTTGTCTATGTTTAGCATACTATATTTGCTGCACAATCATCTAAAGATGTCGATTTAATTAGGGCGAGAGCCTAACCTATTCTACACCGCTCTAAAATTAGCTGGAGCTGCTTAGCATGTGCCTGTAGATTTCGCTACACCTccaccccagcccggctctgttgCATGCACACACCGAAAGTGGGTGCGATCAGCTCTGGGCGCCAAGCCGAAAGGGGCCAATTGCTAAATGCTCCTTTCGGTGCGTAAATCCGAGTTTAGAAGAAGCATCCTTCTCCAGCCGCTCTGAGACCGCCTGCGGGAGTCCTTGTCGATTTCACCCGCAGCAAAGCGGTTACCGGCCGGGCCAGCTTTGGCCGACAAGGGCGAATTCCATTTTcataaaacttttattttttttttttcgatCCACATAAATATTTGGCTTGGCGAACCTGTTTTCTCGGCAAGTGGTCATACAACTGTGAGGTAGAAAACCCGGCCACGGGAGACCTTCCCAAACGCGTTAGGTAGTTTAAAGGCATCCACCCACGTCAACAActtgcgggaggagggggagagatttACACCAAATAACAACAACGTGGTTCCCTCAGGCTGCTGGGCGGAAGGGCAGGAGCCACCCCGACCCCGGCTACACAATACATGGACGGGGGGAGGCTACGCACAAAGATCGGTCCCGATCCTGCATTCGCTCCCTTCCCGGGGGCGCGCTCCGCGCTGTGTTTACCGAGGGCAGCcgccgccgggggaagtaggagCCTGCCGAGCGGTTTTAGCTTTGCTGGGGCTGAGCATCCCTATTGCATCCGTGTCGGGAGAAAGGCGAACGCGGCCCGGGGGACGGATCCAGCCTGAAAGCCGAGGGCGTGGGGGTGAGTCCCCGGTCCCCACGAGTTCTGGGCTGGTTCTGCCCGGCTCTCCCcaaaccccccttttttttcctccttaaacATTGCACATGACAGAGCCGGCGGGTTACCGCTCGGGGGCATCTGGTTCGGGGTCGCCTTTTAGAAGCGAGTCCAGTCTCTGCTTGGTGCGTCTCTTCTCACTGATTTAGCTCCAGAGCCCAGACCTGCTGCGGCCAGCCCGTCCTGCCTTTCAGCCTTTTCTCTCCAGCGCCTAGCGAAGGCGCGTAAACATCGGGCTGCTGCGGAGAAGCGCAAAGGGGGAGAAAGCACAGCAGGAAAGGCGGGTAAGTGGGTAGCCAAAATAGATGCAAAACTGTAAGAGattaagggctggggggggggggggtcaaataTTTACCAGCGAGGCTCAACCAGGCTGGGTTCTACTTGGAGATTTCGCTCCGGCTCCTGGATCGGGCCAATGTTTATAAAGGGGAGAGCGCGCGTCATAAATTTGCCTTTATTTGCAGCGCTCTTAGGGCTGCTGGACGGGGTGTTATTGTAAATCCACGCGCCTGTTGGTAAATACGCCCGGGAGGCGAGTCAATGACCCAGGCGGGGTGCGCAGGGCCTTTGGGCGGCCGGGAATGCAGGCTTGGAAACAAGAAAGTGCGCTTGGAGAgcggaaaaaaacccaccagcccAGGTAAACTCCCAGCGAGGCAAATAGAAGGGGCCAACCCCAGGCAGATAGCGGGCCCTAAGATAACTAGGGAGGCCAACAAGGGACGCGCGGGGTGTTCTGCATTTGGCTGGCTGGAGAAAGGATTCCCCGCACAAGGTCCGGTTGACTGGCAAGCCTGGTGTGGGTCCTTCCCTCCCAGTTGCGGGCTCTTGCTAGCGGGATGCTCGTGCCCTCGGGGTTACGAGATCAAGGAGCGATTTCGTTTGAATCCAGCCGCGAATTGTCTCTGGATTCGGTTCGCCCCAGCCGGCCTGTTCTCCGGGCTTGCGGGAGTTTGGGCTGGTTTGAAAATCCGGACTAGAGCGCAGCGGGCCTGCGGGGAGGGTTAAGCAGCCGAGGCCTGGATTGGGGGGCTAAGGAAACGTGGCAGCCCGCGGCGAAATCCCCCCGGTGCGGTTTGTAGCGGGGCACCAGGCCGGCGGTGTGGACGCGGCGGTCGGTCTCGGTTTGGAACAGGATGGGCCCAGTTCCCCCTTCGCAGCCCTGGCGGGATCTGTGTTTGCGGTGTCCAGAAAAAAGGGGGGAACCCCGGGAAACTAATGGCAGCGAAGGGCCCCGAATCCTTCCCTCCCTGGCCCAGCGGAGCGGCTGGGGCCGGCTCTGGCAAGCCCGCTCCTCGGAGCGGCTCGGTGTAGTTGCAAGGGTCGCCCCGCGCAGAAGTGCGCACTATTGGAGCAGCCCCAATGCACGCGGAATTTCCGCGCCTTATTAGGGGGGGGTCGAAAAACAGATCCCGCTACCATGGGGGCTGCTGGATCCACCCTGGCTCGTGCCCCCCGCGTTTGGCCGCAGCCGCACGCAACGGGATTTTGCTGCACTCGCTGAAAGTTCGCTTCACCTGCGCTGCGCGGGCCCCCCGCGAACAAGTTCGGCTGCTGCTGCCCGCAGCCGCGCAGGACGTAGATCCGCGGGGGCGCAGTATTGCGCGCACTCCCTGCTCTGCCGGACAGAAACGCTCGCTACCCTCCGGAGCGaacccccgggccctcccccgcCAGCGTCCTCCCTGCAAGAGAGGAACCAGGGCCCGGGGACTCGCTGCTGGGGCGCCCGGCCGTGCCCTCCGCCCGCGCTGCCCCCGGCTCTTACCGGCTCCCTTTTCCGCTTGCTCTCCCGGCTGTCGGGCTTCTTGAGCTCCGCCTTGAAGCCCTCGGTCTCCCCGGCCTGGCTGTCCTTGGCCAGCACCTCCATGAGGTAGGCGATGTAGCTGGTGGCCAGGCGCAGGGTTTTGATCTTGGAGAGCTTGGTGTCGGCCGGCACGTTGGGGATGCACTCGCGCAGCTCCGCGAAGGCGCTGTTGATGCTCTCGGTCCGCCGGCGCTCCTTCTTGGGGGCCGCGCCTTTCCGCCGGCCCAGCCGCCCGCCCAGCGCCTCCAGCCGCCCGGGCCCCGGCGCGCCCAGCTCGGCGCGCCCGTAGCAGGCGGGCGGCCCGGGGAGGTCGGCGGGGCCCTCGGCCGGGTTGAGCACCCAGCTCTGGAAGTAGGAGCGCTCCGGGTGGCACCGCGAGGCCGGGCTGAAGAGGAAGGGGTCGTGGAGCAGAGGGTGCGGGTAGCTCCCCACCAGGTTCATGGTCtgcgccgggcgcgcggctggAGAGAGGGACCGTGCCCCGGGCGCTCCTAGGCAGCCATCCCCGCCTTCCCCACGGGCCGCTCCCTCGAGCCTGGCCGGGCGCCTCCCCAGCGCAGCTGCTACTtggggcggggagcagccagcgcctGGACCGGCTCCTTGGCGAATCCTCCGCTGGGACCTTGGTGCCGCGCGCCCCGCTCCGCCGGCGGGGaaaagaggcggggggggggtagttTTTTAACCCTTCTGCAGCCTCCCGGCGCTGCCTTTATATAGGGAAGGGGGCTTTGATGTCCAACGGTGCCCAGCGCGGCTGCAAAGGGGAGGGCCCGGGGCCGAAAGGGGCGGAGGAGGGAGACGCGCCCCCGAGCTGTTTGCTTTGCCCCGCTGCGCTTCTTTGCGCCGCGCTCCCCTCGCACCTTTCTGTTTGCTCCCGCCTGCGAAGCGGTTTCTTTTCCAAACACGGGCCCGGGGCCCTGCCAGGCCTCAGGCAGAGCCCCGCTGCCTGACCTGGGGCCGGTG
Coding sequences:
- the HAND1 gene encoding heart- and neural crest derivatives-expressed protein 1 isoform X1, whose product is MNLVGSYPHPLLHDPFLFSPASRCHPERSYFQSWVLNPAEGPADLPGPPACYGRAELGAPGPGRLEALGGRLGRRKGAAPKKERRRTESINSAFAELRECIPNVPADTKLSKIKTLRLATSYIAYLMEVLAKDSQAGETEGFKAELKKPDSRESKRKREPQPDVYAPSLGAGEKRLKGRTGWPQQVWALELNQ
- the HAND1 gene encoding heart- and neural crest derivatives-expressed protein 1 isoform X2, with the translated sequence MNLVGSYPHPLLHDPFLFSPASRCHPERSYFQSWVLNPAEGPADLPGPPACYGRAELGAPGPGRLEALGGRLGRRKGAAPKKERRRTESINSAFAELRECIPNVPADTKLSKIKTLRLATSYIAYLMEVLAKDSQAGETEGFKAELKKPDSRESKRKREPPDVYAPSLGAGEKRLKGRTGWPQQVWALELNQ